AATATCAAAATAGTCGATAATCTTATGTGAAAAATAAATAGGCcattaattcttttttttttaaaaaaaagaagaagctcGAATAACTTTTAACATCTTAATTTTAGATGTCGTTTTTAATATTTCAGAAAATGTGTGATTCATATTTTTATGTGCTTGAATAAACGAAAATGCTCATTAGAATCACATAAAAATTAATGTTACAGTTAAAATGCAATAGTTTTTGCAACATAACATTACAAAATGACGAAAGAAATAACGCTAAAATATCATATGATATTGATACCTAATTCTGCTAAAAAGTTATTTCTTCTAAATATTAATTAACTAAATAATCGTGGCACGAGtacattaaatattatatttttgataatattttgattgcataaaaacaaaataaaatttcatgaatatgCTAATAACTTCATTTTGTAAGAatctgatatttttaaatttctataaacaataaaataagttGGAATTTTTTTATAAGGTTGTAATAATTTCTGCTAAAAATAACCCTAAATGTTTCGTGTAAATTAGTCTAAGCTAAGAATATTCTTTAACTCAATGCACAACCAATGTTTTGCAGCACCTTTGGAGCAATCATATTATATCATTCTCAGCACAAAAAGTCTTAATGAAAGTTGAGAGTACCATTACTTCGAATTAGGAGTCGGAGAAAATACAGAATATTCGGTATATCGATATTATCGTATAGAAAAAATGTCGAATTTACCGAATTTTCGGCATACCGAAGATttcggtataacaatacagaaTTTTTCGATACGGTAATGATGtgtaatttgaaaattttcggTATATACCGGAATACCGAAAAAATATAcgaaaattttttaaaacaataaatttataaaaattttaaaatgtaagGTTTTTTTCGGTATAAAACGATATATACCGATGTCGTATCGAAATCTCGGTATACCGTACAAATTAGGTATAATCGGAATGCTAGTTATATGTATCGAAATTTTCGACATACCGAAAATCAGTGTACTGAAATTTTCACTATACCGAAAAGAGTAATATAGGATTCCATTTCCTGTCTTCAACACAAAGCATATACTTTACAACCCAACTATCTAAAGCCCTTTAGAACAAGAAAAGAACCAAGTCCAGCAACCTTGTAATTACTTATATAAAACACAGCCTTTTTCGTCATTCTGCAACAACTTACCTCGATCGATCTCTCAAAAGTTTCCATACACAGATTCAAGAATGGCAGGATCAGAGCAGCTTAAGCCTGTTGCGGGACTGCTTTTGTTCCTCAACTTCTGCATGTATACAATCGTGTTGGGTATCGGTGGATGGGCTATGAACAGAGCAATCGATCACGGTTTCATCATTGGTATGTATACTAAACATTCTTCGAGCGAAACAATGTTTCGTTTTCTCTGTAAATGCAAAACAATATTGAAATAGAAGGTGTCTAAGTACTGATCAATATATGGTTTTGAGGGGGTGTAACAGGTCCAGGATTTGATTTACCCGCACATTTCTCGCCTATATATTTTCCGATGGGGAATGCTGCCACCGGTTTCTTTGTGGTGTTTGCTTTGATAGCAGGCGTGGTTGGAGTTGCTTCGGCTATATCTGGATTAAGCCATCTACGACACTGGGATGCCGATAGCTTGCCTGCTGCTGTGTCTGCTGCCAGCATTGCCTGGACTCTGACACTCCTAGCCATGGGGTACGGTAACATACATGTATTTTTTAGTTTCATTAGACAACTAACAGAAATGTTTTGTACTTTTTTATCTGGTCAGGTTTGCATGCAAGGAGATTGAACTACATATTCGAAATGCCCGTCTGGTGAGTATTCGTAGtttcaaaatatttgattttcgGGAATATCATATTGTTGGTTCGGTATCATTATTAGAATTTGCATTTTGAgtcttatatttttaaaatctgtCATTTAAAttgtatgtttttttaaaaaaaattattataagaaaGATGAACTGGGGTAAAAAAATAAAGACCAAAAAAGCTAACTAGTTACATGACTTAATGTCACAATTCATCGTAACaagatcaaaaatataaaaaagaaaCACATGTCCCGTGACTAAAAATACAAGTTCTTTGTTaacatacaaaaataaaattacagaattaaaaaatgtaattttcccTGGATTTTCTGATTACTGTAAGAAACATAATGAAATCATTAATGGTTTTGTTTCACAGAGAACAATGGAGGCTTTCCTGATAATCCTGTCAGCTACTCAACTCTTTTACATAGCTGCTATCCATGGCAGTTCTTCAAGGAAATCGCGAGTTTAATTAAAGTAATGGAGTTTACTTTCCGCGTCGCCAAAGGGCCGATTGACATTTACATAGATGCTTATAAGCATCGAACTAATGGAGCACTCTGTGATCATGTAAAACGTGTGATTATTTGTGTATTTGATTGTTTCTTAATTTCTTGAACCGGCCTGAAGGTTTATATCTCccttcattaatttgtgttttgcTTATTCAAAATATTGTAAGTTTTGTCATTTTTTCCATCTTTTGCAAAACTTATTTAGGGCATTAATTCCATtgagaaaaaaataaatgtcATTTACTCGGTCGGTCTCAGAatatatgaaaataaatatGAGTGGAAAATTAGCTTTAGCCCTAAATACTATTATAATAAATTGCAATAAAATTATGACCATCACCTCTAGTACTCTAGTTAAAACAAGTCATAGaataatcaaatcatttcaattatcttttcaaCTTtgacacatacatatatatatataataacaagATTTTCTAATTAATCAATCAttaatttcataaatttaaAGTATATAGTACTGTTCTACTATATTTTTTTAGGCATTCCTTGACAATTTAACAAATTCATTTATgttgttattttttaaataaaataaataggtTTTGTTTTACTATTTTCACctgattttatgtttgaaaattgaattcattattttttttggtttttaattgtttttttttttaaaaaaaaaaaaacctccaCCCTCATGTATATATAATTAAGAAAACCAATTTTCGtcgaaca
This Primulina eburnea isolate SZY01 chromosome 2, ASM2296580v1, whole genome shotgun sequence DNA region includes the following protein-coding sequences:
- the LOC140824497 gene encoding membrane protein PM19L-like, encoding MAGSEQLKPVAGLLLFLNFCMYTIVLGIGGWAMNRAIDHGFIIGPGFDLPAHFSPIYFPMGNAATGFFVVFALIAGVVGVASAISGLSHLRHWDADSLPAAVSAASIAWTLTLLAMGFACKEIELHIRNARLRTMEAFLIILSATQLFYIAAIHGSSSRKSRV